In one window of Oligoflexus sp. DNA:
- the panP gene encoding pyridoxal-dependent aspartate 1-decarboxylase PanP produces the protein MKKKNKVVHPEANYESLLRIFTVPESENSTLGRIEKQISENLVDFFKEHIVSRVIAPNELERNFLDSQIPEEPTFVSEQADFLLKNVVAESVHVASPRFIGHMTSALPYFMLPLSKMMIALNQNLVKIETSKAFTPLERQVLGMLHRLIYNRNQSFYDEHIQYSGSALGAFCSDGTIANLTALWVAINRLFRPQQDFAGIGDEGLFAAMQHYGYNGAAILVSRRGHYSLKKAANLLGIGRRNLLSIPTDSNNKIIIPELLETIQRCKKQRIAIVAVVGIAGTTETGSVDPLDELADVCEAHDIHFHVDAAWGGPTLFSKKYKHLLKGIERADSVTFDAHKQLYVPMGAGMALFKDHKSLTLVAHYAEYIIRKGSRDLGRMTIEGSRPGMAMLVHSGLRIMGRKGYELLIDGGIEKARTFAEMIKATEDFELISEPELNLLTYRFVPADVRRFMATCSKEELFNINAHLNRLTITIQKEQRDRGASFVSRTALEPALYHGQLINVFRVVLANPLTQVQHLEEILVEQREIARRLLSGELAMDYSEQDEGEPRKLVTQGS, from the coding sequence GTGAAGAAAAAAAACAAAGTTGTGCATCCTGAAGCGAACTACGAAAGTCTTTTGCGTATCTTCACGGTTCCCGAGAGCGAGAACAGTACGCTCGGAAGGATCGAAAAGCAGATTTCCGAAAACCTCGTCGACTTTTTCAAAGAGCACATCGTTTCGCGCGTGATCGCCCCCAATGAGCTGGAGCGGAATTTTCTGGATTCACAGATTCCCGAAGAGCCTACCTTCGTGTCGGAACAGGCTGATTTCCTGCTGAAGAACGTGGTCGCCGAATCCGTGCACGTGGCCTCGCCGCGTTTCATCGGACACATGACCTCGGCGCTGCCTTATTTCATGCTGCCGCTGTCGAAGATGATGATCGCTCTGAATCAGAACCTCGTGAAGATCGAGACCTCCAAGGCCTTCACGCCTTTGGAGCGCCAGGTCCTCGGCATGCTGCACCGGCTCATTTATAATCGCAATCAATCGTTCTACGACGAGCATATCCAATACTCAGGCAGTGCCCTGGGCGCCTTCTGCTCCGATGGAACCATCGCCAACCTCACCGCGCTTTGGGTGGCGATCAATCGTCTGTTCCGTCCTCAGCAGGATTTCGCCGGCATCGGTGATGAAGGGCTCTTTGCTGCCATGCAGCATTACGGGTATAACGGGGCCGCGATCCTGGTGTCCCGCCGTGGGCATTATTCCTTGAAAAAAGCGGCCAACCTTCTGGGCATCGGTCGACGCAACCTGCTTTCGATTCCGACGGACTCGAACAATAAGATCATCATCCCCGAGCTTTTGGAAACGATCCAGCGCTGCAAAAAACAGCGCATCGCGATCGTGGCTGTGGTCGGCATCGCCGGCACAACCGAAACCGGCAGCGTGGATCCCCTGGATGAGCTGGCTGATGTCTGTGAAGCTCATGATATTCATTTTCATGTGGATGCCGCCTGGGGTGGACCGACGCTTTTCTCGAAGAAGTACAAGCATCTTCTGAAGGGAATCGAGCGGGCCGATTCGGTCACCTTTGATGCGCATAAGCAGCTTTATGTGCCAATGGGCGCAGGCATGGCTCTTTTCAAAGATCACAAGTCGCTGACGCTGGTGGCCCACTACGCGGAATACATCATTCGCAAAGGCTCGCGCGATTTGGGTCGCATGACGATCGAAGGTTCGCGTCCGGGCATGGCCATGCTGGTGCATTCGGGTCTTCGCATCATGGGTCGCAAGGGTTATGAACTCCTGATCGATGGCGGCATTGAAAAGGCCCGCACCTTCGCGGAAATGATCAAGGCCACCGAAGATTTTGAATTGATCTCGGAACCGGAGCTTAATCTTCTGACCTATCGCTTCGTACCGGCTGATGTGCGGCGCTTCATGGCGACCTGTTCCAAAGAGGAACTCTTCAATATCAACGCCCACCTGAATCGCTTGACTATTACCATTCAGAAAGAGCAGCGGGATCGCGGCGCCTCCTTCGTTTCGCGGACCGCGCTGGAACCAGCCCTTTACCACGGCCAGCTTATTAACGTCTTCCGGGTAGTTCTGGCCAACCCCTTGACACAGGTCCAGCATTTGGAGGAAATTCTCGTCGAACAGCGCGAGATTGCCCGCCGCCTGTTATCGGGTGAATTGG